The DNA segment CTGACGAACCACTAAGGAGGATGAAACAATGAACGAAGTAAAAGCATCTATGGCAGGAAGCGTATGGAAGATTGTTTTGAAGGAAGGCGAGCAAGTAAAAAGCGGTGAAGATGTCGCTATTTTAGAATCGATGAAAATGGAGATCCCGATCCCTTCTGAGACAGATGGCACTGTTAAAGAGCTGAAGGTAGCTGAAGGCGATTTTGTGAATGAGGGCGACGTTATTGCGATTATTGAATAAATAGGAGCGGATAGAATGTTGAAGTGGCCGGACAAAGTCACAGTTAAAGAAGTGGGACCACGTGATGGCCTGCAAAACGAAAAAGTGAGCATCGCTACCGAGGATAAGATTGAATGGATTAATCAATTGTCTGAGGCAGGCTATGACTATATTGAAATCAGTTCGTTTGTTCATCCGAAATGGATCCCACAGCTTAAAGATGCAAGAGAGGTAGCAGAAGGGATCACTCGTAAAGAAGGGATTACCTATGCGGCCCTCGTGCCCAATATGAAAGGCCTTGAGGTGGCACTTGAAACAAATGTTGATGAAGTATCTGTCTTCATGTCTGCAAGTGAGTCTCATAATAAAAATAATATCAATAAGACCATTGAAGAAACATATCCTGTGCTTGAAGAAGTGGTTAAAGAGGCGAAAGCGAACAATAAACCCGTCCGTGGCTATGTATCAACAGTGTTCGGCTGTCCGTATGAAGGAGCCATTCCGCCAAGTCAAGTATTGGAAGTATCTAACCGCTTGTTTGACATGGGAATTGATGAGCTATCCCTGGGAGATACGATAGGCGTTGCTGATCCGAAACAAGTGGACGATACGCTTCATTACTTAAAAGATAAGCTTGATTTTTCAAAAGTGGCGATGCATTTTCATAATACAAAAGGGATGGCATTGGCAAACGTGCTCGTTTCATTGCAACACGATATTTCGTTGTTTGATGGTTCATTAGGGGGGCTTGGCGGCTGTCCATATGCCAAAGGTGCATCAGGGAATTTAGCTACAGATGATCTAGT comes from the Halobacillus shinanisalinarum genome and includes:
- a CDS encoding acetyl-CoA carboxylase biotin carboxyl carrier protein subunit; protein product: MNEVKASMAGSVWKIVLKEGEQVKSGEDVAILESMKMEIPIPSETDGTVKELKVAEGDFVNEGDVIAIIE
- a CDS encoding hydroxymethylglutaryl-CoA lyase — protein: MLKWPDKVTVKEVGPRDGLQNEKVSIATEDKIEWINQLSEAGYDYIEISSFVHPKWIPQLKDAREVAEGITRKEGITYAALVPNMKGLEVALETNVDEVSVFMSASESHNKNNINKTIEETYPVLEEVVKEAKANNKPVRGYVSTVFGCPYEGAIPPSQVLEVSNRLFDMGIDELSLGDTIGVADPKQVDDTLHYLKDKLDFSKVAMHFHNTKGMALANVLVSLQHDISLFDGSLGGLGGCPYAKGASGNLATDDLVHMLDSMGIQTGIHQEKLLEAAGYIQAKLGKNLPSHHMQVNHRT